Proteins from a genomic interval of Spiroplasma diminutum CUAS-1:
- a CDS encoding 1-deoxy-D-xylulose-5-phosphate synthase N-terminal domain-containing protein, with amino-acid sequence MKLLELKNFKAIYNNRDNEDLKELAQDIRNFLNDFVNQNNGHIGSNLGVVELTLSILSYFDLDDSIVLFDTGHQSHIYKLLVHGIEKFKTIKEYNGLSNFQEISESEYDWISTGHSSTSIAYQFGYAIANNKKNIISIIGDAAFYGSYTHPGLINLQNIDKKTITILNDNNQAIGKNALAIKDIKKYVESIGIKYIKCENGHDFEELFNSFDQANNSNEHVFIHCITKKAHGYDGKNELFENHSIEPINNNSYSKLIAQEIENNFTNNDYLICPAMISSSNFLNLQNKFKKNVIDVGINEEFSILTASAIANSNKKTFISIYSTFFQRIFDQLVHDVFRNNLPMTFLIDRGGLSFSGGVSHHGIYDISLINNFENSIICQPYSVNDVKVLAKQAYLNTHKQFFLRYENLAAIEDKSQEKFKIGQWQELIFDENNTLTLIAYGNILEEFYNIIREKKLNINLINARYINPIDEEMIKKHRNNIIFVYEQVINKNNLFSNMKFKFDNLNLHSFSFESRNIKHGNKEFLLEEFNMNVESIIKRIFEVPKKCKL; translated from the coding sequence ATGAAACTATTAGAACTTAAGAATTTTAAAGCAATTTATAATAATAGAGATAATGAAGATCTAAAAGAACTTGCACAAGATATACGTAATTTTTTAAATGACTTTGTAAATCAAAATAATGGTCATATAGGAAGTAATCTTGGAGTTGTTGAATTAACATTATCAATTTTGTCATATTTTGATTTAGATGATTCAATAGTTTTATTCGATACAGGTCACCAATCACATATTTATAAGTTATTAGTTCATGGAATTGAGAAATTCAAAACAATCAAAGAATACAATGGTTTAAGTAATTTCCAGGAAATAAGTGAATCAGAATATGATTGAATAAGCACAGGACACAGTTCAACATCAATTGCATATCAATTTGGTTATGCAATTGCAAATAATAAGAAAAATATTATATCTATAATAGGAGATGCTGCATTTTATGGATCTTATACTCATCCAGGATTAATAAACTTACAAAATATAGATAAAAAAACTATAACAATTTTAAATGATAATAATCAAGCAATTGGCAAAAATGCTTTAGCTATTAAAGATATTAAAAAATATGTTGAGTCAATTGGAATAAAATATATAAAATGTGAAAATGGTCATGATTTTGAAGAACTGTTTAATAGTTTTGATCAAGCAAACAATTCAAATGAGCATGTTTTTATTCATTGTATAACTAAAAAAGCTCATGGTTATGATGGTAAAAATGAATTATTTGAAAATCATTCAATAGAGCCAATTAATAATAATAGCTATTCAAAATTAATTGCACAAGAAATTGAAAATAACTTCACTAATAACGACTATTTAATTTGCCCTGCGATGATAAGTTCTTCTAATTTCTTAAATTTACAGAATAAATTTAAGAAAAACGTAATTGATGTTGGAATAAATGAAGAATTTAGTATTTTAACAGCAAGTGCAATTGCAAATTCGAATAAAAAAACTTTTATTTCAATTTATTCAACATTCTTTCAAAGAATTTTTGATCAATTAGTGCACGATGTGTTTAGAAATAATCTACCTATGACATTTCTTATCGATAGGGGAGGTTTAAGTTTTAGTGGGGGGGTTAGTCATCATGGTATTTATGACATTTCCCTTATTAATAATTTTGAAAATTCTATAATTTGTCAACCTTATAGTGTAAATGATGTAAAAGTTTTGGCAAAACAAGCTTATTTAAATACTCATAAACAATTTTTTTTAAGATATGAAAATTTAGCTGCAATTGAAGATAAAAGTCAAGAAAAATTTAAAATAGGACAATGACAAGAATTAATTTTTGATGAAAATAATACATTAACTTTAATAGCATATGGAAATATATTAGAAGAGTTTTATAACATTATAAGAGAAAAGAAATTAAATATAAATTTAATAAATGCAAGATATATAAATCCAATTGATGAAGAAATGATCAAAAAACACAGAAATAATATTATTTTTGTTTATGAACAAGTAATAAATAAGAATAATTTATTTTCAAATATGAAATTTAAATTTGATAATTTAAATTTACATAGTTTTTCTTTTGAATCACGAAATATTAAACATGGAAATAAAGAATTTTTATTAGAAGAATTTAACATGAATGTAGAATCAATAATAAAAAGAATTTTTGAGGTACCAAAAAAATGCAAACTATAG
- a CDS encoding TlyA family RNA methyltransferase, with amino-acid sequence MKKRLDQILLDLELTENRSKSRSLIVDGKVLVNNEKITKPGTLFDQEKIIIKLLNKENEFVSRAGKKLFKAVKFWNIDLKDKVCLDIGSSTGGFTDCCLQNNASYVYAVDVGTNQLDWKLRSNPKVKSMEKTNFRIVTKDFFEKHIDFFCCDVSFISIEKILLPLKDIVSEEVSGVILIKPQFESDKEDVKNGKINSKEGHIKSITRVINYCNDNLFSVLDINWSPILGNKKKNIEYLCYIRKNNKSENKFNLDQIPKLVDDCWKFFENNEEE; translated from the coding sequence ATGAAAAAAAGACTTGATCAAATTTTATTAGATTTGGAACTTACAGAGAACAGAAGTAAATCAAGATCTCTAATTGTTGATGGTAAAGTATTAGTTAATAATGAAAAAATAACAAAGCCTGGAACATTATTTGATCAAGAAAAAATAATTATAAAATTATTAAATAAAGAAAATGAATTTGTAAGTAGAGCAGGTAAAAAATTATTTAAAGCTGTTAAATTTTGAAATATAGATTTAAAAGATAAAGTATGTTTAGATATTGGTTCATCAACAGGGGGTTTTACTGATTGTTGTTTACAAAATAATGCAAGTTATGTTTATGCAGTTGATGTTGGAACAAATCAGTTAGATTGAAAATTAAGAAGTAATCCAAAAGTTAAATCAATGGAGAAAACAAATTTTAGAATTGTAACAAAAGATTTTTTTGAAAAGCATATTGATTTTTTTTGTTGTGATGTTAGTTTTATTTCAATAGAAAAAATATTGTTACCTTTAAAAGATATAGTTAGTGAAGAAGTTAGTGGTGTTATTTTAATCAAACCTCAATTTGAATCTGATAAAGAAGATGTAAAAAATGGAAAGATAAATTCAAAAGAAGGACATATAAAATCAATTACAAGAGTTATAAATTATTGTAATGATAATCTTTTTTCTGTACTTGATATTAATTGATCACCTATACTTGGAAACAAAAAGAAAAATATTGAATACTTATGTTATATAAGAAAAAATAATAAAAGTGAAAATAAATTTAATTTAGATCAAATTCCAAAACTTGTAGATGACTGTTGAAAGTTTTTTGAAAACAATGAAGAAGAATAA
- a CDS encoding Y-family DNA polymerase: protein MKKNKVIFLLDMDAFFASCHMAEDPSLKNKNLVVASPNRRAIVTTASYNARKFGIRAGTPVFKAQEMCKDLYIAYSNFSLYIKYSEQVFDIIYNNFTKDFEVASIDECYIDMTKVWRKYGTVRSAAQALIDMIYEQTGLTCSIGISTNKFLAKMCVDFNKPKGISILLEKDIEEKLWPLSVKEMYMIGPATEKKLNENNILTIKDLALSNLNTIIDLLGKRGLTLWYWANGKGSDQVSREASEFKSIGNELTLNFTTTNYEEIEEIIYEISLKISNRAKQRYLQGTTISIVVKYLDENSNEMYNDKQRKKHIVKQESIQDATNDPEIIYAIAKQCFYELWTGQPILLLGVRLSNLTNEIEKSKQLSIDEIDLSEGIDYNKVNQIIYNLNLKFGKDKIFTGDKLIKYMDKNIVQSKFLKNDDVHISNEQIIDKWKK, encoded by the coding sequence ATGAAGAAGAATAAAGTTATTTTTTTATTAGACATGGATGCATTCTTTGCAAGTTGTCATATGGCAGAAGATCCAAGTTTAAAAAATAAAAATTTAGTTGTTGCAAGTCCTAACAGAAGAGCAATAGTTACAACTGCAAGTTATAATGCAAGAAAATTTGGAATCAGAGCAGGTACTCCTGTTTTTAAAGCACAAGAAATGTGTAAAGATCTTTACATTGCATATTCAAATTTTAGTTTGTATATAAAATATTCCGAACAAGTTTTTGATATTATTTATAATAATTTTACAAAAGACTTTGAAGTTGCTTCAATAGATGAATGTTATATTGACATGACAAAAGTTTGAAGAAAGTATGGTACTGTTAGAAGTGCAGCTCAAGCTTTAATAGATATGATTTATGAACAAACAGGTCTTACATGTTCAATTGGAATAAGCACAAATAAATTTTTAGCAAAAATGTGTGTTGACTTTAATAAACCAAAAGGAATTTCAATTTTACTTGAAAAAGATATTGAAGAAAAACTTTGACCACTTTCAGTTAAAGAAATGTATATGATAGGTCCTGCAACAGAAAAAAAATTAAATGAAAATAATATTCTTACAATAAAAGATTTAGCTCTTTCTAATTTAAATACAATTATTGATCTACTTGGTAAGAGGGGACTTACACTTTGATATTGAGCAAATGGAAAAGGAAGTGATCAAGTTTCAAGAGAAGCAAGTGAATTTAAATCAATTGGAAATGAACTGACATTAAATTTTACAACAACAAATTATGAAGAAATAGAAGAAATAATCTATGAAATTAGTTTAAAAATCTCTAACAGAGCTAAACAAAGATATTTACAAGGAACTACTATTTCAATAGTTGTTAAATATTTAGATGAAAATTCTAACGAGATGTACAATGATAAACAAAGAAAGAAACATATTGTAAAGCAAGAATCAATTCAAGATGCAACAAATGATCCAGAAATTATTTATGCAATAGCAAAGCAATGTTTTTATGAACTTTGAACAGGGCAACCAATATTATTACTTGGAGTTAGATTAAGTAATTTAACAAATGAAATTGAAAAATCTAAACAACTTTCAATTGACGAAATAGATTTAAGTGAAGGAATAGATTATAATAAAGTTAATCAAATAATTTATAATTTAAATTTAAAGTTTGGAAAAGATAAAATTTTTACTGGAGATAAATTAATAAAGTATATGGATAAGAATATAGTTCAATCAAAATTTTTAAAAAATGATGATGTTCATATTTCAAATGAACAAATTATTGATAAATGAAAAAAATAA
- a CDS encoding SprT-like domain-containing protein — MEYRIDDLILELHSIHKQLNDFLFSSSLSEIKISIETSKRKSRLTLGHFDTAKDWSDNINQITIWTLALNGDYQNIISVLVHEMVHQYNYENDIKDVENNQRHNKNFKKVAQDIAKLNVVKSSKQGFSQTSATPELINFIEKKLDFNKQLFKKMIHKDALEYQPRGYNKNNRYICEGCETIINNSREIPLRIKCLDCNKDFKKI, encoded by the coding sequence ATGGAATATAGAATAGACGATTTAATACTTGAATTGCATTCAATTCATAAACAATTAAATGACTTTTTATTTTCATCTTCCCTATCTGAAATCAAAATTAGTATTGAAACAAGTAAAAGAAAAAGTAGGTTAACATTAGGTCACTTTGATACAGCAAAAGATTGATCTGATAACATTAATCAAATAACTATATGAACATTAGCTTTAAATGGAGATTATCAAAACATAATATCAGTTTTAGTTCATGAAATGGTTCATCAATACAATTATGAAAACGATATAAAAGACGTTGAGAACAATCAAAGACATAATAAAAATTTCAAGAAAGTTGCACAAGATATAGCAAAATTGAACGTTGTTAAGAGTTCTAAGCAAGGTTTTTCTCAAACATCAGCTACACCAGAGCTTATAAATTTCATTGAAAAGAAACTTGATTTTAATAAGCAATTATTTAAAAAAATGATTCATAAAGATGCACTAGAATATCAACCAAGAGGTTATAATAAAAATAATAGATATATTTGTGAAGGATGCGAAACAATCATAAATAATTCTAGAGAAATACCTTTAAGAATAAAATGCTTAGATTGTAATAAAGATTTTAAAAAAATATAA
- a CDS encoding SDR family oxidoreductase, which translates to MINKVWLVTGASQGLGLVVTKKLLDNGHQVIATSRNKDKIISEIGENPNLLAVEMDMTDSKSIKNAIDKGIEKFSTIDILLNNAGYGQLWTFEETSEEEVMKNINANLIGTMNVVRNVLPYMRKQKYGHIFVTSSAWGFKTVPYNSIYAAVKFGLDGFAEGISHELKPLGISVSSVKPGGFRTNFLKEESLVTGNNVIADYAQARDEWVNTVKSWNGYQDGNPEKYAELLIELSSQNEIPANIFAGRDAYGLAKEKLDILQKDIKDLESKATNLHFEG; encoded by the coding sequence ATGATAAATAAAGTATGATTAGTAACTGGAGCAAGTCAAGGACTTGGATTAGTTGTTACAAAAAAATTACTTGATAACGGACACCAAGTAATTGCAACAAGTAGAAATAAAGATAAAATTATTTCTGAAATAGGGGAAAACCCAAATTTATTAGCAGTTGAAATGGATATGACAGATTCAAAAAGCATTAAAAATGCTATCGATAAAGGAATTGAAAAATTTTCTACAATTGATATTTTATTAAATAATGCAGGTTATGGACAATTATGAACATTTGAAGAAACTTCTGAAGAAGAAGTAATGAAAAACATAAATGCAAACTTAATTGGAACAATGAACGTTGTTCGTAATGTATTACCTTACATGAGAAAACAAAAATATGGACACATTTTTGTAACTTCATCAGCATGAGGATTTAAAACAGTTCCATATAACAGTATCTATGCTGCAGTTAAATTTGGTCTTGATGGTTTTGCAGAAGGAATTAGCCATGAGTTAAAACCACTTGGAATTAGTGTTTCATCAGTAAAACCTGGAGGATTTAGAACAAACTTCTTAAAAGAAGAATCACTTGTTACAGGAAACAATGTTATTGCAGATTATGCACAAGCAAGAGATGAATGAGTTAACACAGTTAAATCATGAAATGGTTATCAAGATGGTAATCCAGAAAAATATGCAGAATTGCTAATTGAATTAAGCAGTCAAAACGAAATTCCAGCAAATATTTTTGCAGGAAGAGATGCATACGGACTTGCAAAAGAAAAACTTGATATTTTACAAAAAGATATCAAAGATCTTGAATCAAAAGCTACAAACTTACACTTTGAAGGGTAA
- a CDS encoding MerR family transcriptional regulator, which translates to MVKKIGIKQLANLFDVTEQTIRFYDSKGVFPYLKREENNYRYANFEDLEWFKMVFILRNAGMELNNIKIYLDLCIEGDKTAPERLKIIVTQKEALKEKIQKLNDELDLLNNKEKHYENLIKTGEMDKWNPINFEVELKNKKII; encoded by the coding sequence ATGGTAAAAAAAATAGGAATAAAACAATTAGCAAATCTTTTTGATGTAACAGAACAAACAATTAGATTTTATGATTCAAAAGGGGTATTTCCTTATTTAAAAAGAGAAGAAAATAATTATAGATATGCCAATTTTGAAGATTTAGAATGATTCAAAATGGTGTTTATTTTAAGAAATGCAGGAATGGAATTAAATAACATTAAAATTTATCTGGATTTATGTATAGAAGGTGATAAAACAGCACCAGAAAGATTAAAAATAATTGTTACACAAAAAGAAGCTCTAAAAGAAAAAATACAAAAATTGAATGATGAACTTGATTTATTAAATAACAAAGAAAAACATTATGAAAATTTAATAAAAACTGGTGAAATGGATAAATGAAATCCGATTAATTTTGAAGTTGAATTAAAAAATAAGAAAATAATTTAA
- the coaE gene encoding dephospho-CoA kinase (Dephospho-CoA kinase (CoaE) performs the final step in coenzyme A biosynthesis.) — translation MKIIGVSGFIGSGKSTMLEHLSENPRIKVIEADKISKYVIYNKKILNFLKKFIPNSIENEKIERTVLRSELFNNHKLNEKFTKVAWPLISKEINLLIKKEINSDLIFVEAAVISGIKVKFDKTILLVKDNSQRIDRVRNRDNRDLKEIDSITEFQFKKLRKYKFDYILENNSDKQSFFKSIDDLIEKIKSED, via the coding sequence TTGAAAATTATTGGAGTAAGTGGATTTATAGGTAGTGGAAAGTCAACTATGTTAGAACATTTAAGCGAAAATCCTAGAATAAAAGTAATAGAAGCTGATAAAATATCAAAATATGTCATTTATAATAAAAAGATATTAAATTTCTTAAAAAAATTCATACCAAATTCAATTGAAAATGAAAAAATTGAACGAACAGTTTTAAGAAGCGAATTGTTTAATAATCATAAGTTAAATGAAAAATTTACAAAAGTGGCTTGACCATTAATTTCAAAAGAAATTAATTTACTTATAAAAAAGGAAATTAACAGTGATTTAATTTTTGTTGAAGCAGCAGTTATAAGTGGAATAAAAGTTAAATTTGATAAAACTATATTGCTTGTAAAAGACAATAGTCAAAGAATCGATAGAGTTAGAAATAGAGACAACAGAGATCTAAAAGAAATTGATTCAATTACAGAATTTCAATTCAAAAAATTAAGAAAATATAAGTTTGATTATATATTAGAAAATAATAGCGATAAGCAAAGTTTTTTTAAAAGTATTGATGATTTAATAGAAAAAATTAAAAGTGAGGATTAA
- a CDS encoding DUF3800 domain-containing protein, whose protein sequence is MAKYINFYLDESGNNLSEFFVVGGFYIINDDYSNIQRIESKIRSNILKTEKNIKEFRMNEEKELEQYILIDNPKNHKEVKWNNLSLQNKSFLFENIRNLTQKNISITCNLKNWKSKNNRAINLNAIYNMMSYYLVDRTLNYSNFSFDEEIIIKIFVDQRKSVPKVLEPNEEKKGSKLESLESYIITQMYWNSQFTNISIKVKQYESNANPLIRYSDYYVGLISSMCRFLNNSKKPWDNDIDKMFELMHKKISCSCHYTIKEQCQTISKLCLKCKLIDLF, encoded by the coding sequence TTGGCAAAATATATTAATTTTTATCTAGATGAAAGCGGAAATAATTTATCAGAATTTTTTGTTGTAGGTGGTTTCTATATAATAAACGATGACTATTCAAATATTCAAAGAATTGAAAGCAAAATTAGGTCAAATATCTTAAAAACTGAAAAAAATATAAAAGAATTTAGAATGAATGAGGAAAAAGAATTAGAACAATATATTTTGATTGACAATCCTAAAAACCATAAAGAAGTCAAGTGAAATAACTTGAGCTTACAAAATAAGTCATTTTTATTTGAAAATATTAGGAACTTAACTCAAAAGAATATATCTATAACATGTAATTTAAAAAACTGAAAATCAAAGAATAACAGGGCGATTAATTTAAATGCCATTTATAACATGATGTCATATTACTTAGTTGATAGGACTCTTAATTATTCAAATTTTAGTTTTGACGAAGAAATAATAATAAAAATATTTGTTGATCAAAGAAAATCTGTACCAAAAGTTTTGGAACCGAATGAAGAAAAAAAAGGTAGTAAATTAGAAAGTCTGGAAAGTTATATAATTACTCAAATGTATTGAAATTCACAATTTACAAATATAAGTATAAAAGTCAAACAATATGAATCTAATGCCAATCCTTTAATAAGATATTCTGATTATTATGTCGGATTAATTTCTTCCATGTGTAGATTTTTAAATAATTCTAAAAAACCATGAGACAATGACATAGATAAAATGTTTGAATTAATGCATAAAAAAATTTCTTGTTCATGTCATTATACAATTAAGGAACAATGCCAAACTATATCAAAACTATGTTTAAAATGTAAATTAATAGATTTATTTTAA